From the Rhodoferax sp. WC2427 genome, one window contains:
- the aceA gene encoding isocitrate lyase produces the protein MPQSITEQLSRDQQAAALQKDWDTNPRWKGIKRGYTAAEVVRLRGSFPIEHTLARRGAEKLWDLLHTEAYVNCLGALTGGQAMQQVKAGVKAIYLSGWQVAADNNGYAAMYPDQSLYPVDSVPKVVERINNTFRRADEIQHSKGIDAGDAGYIDNFAPIVADAEAGFGGVLNAFELMKAMINSGAAGVHWEDQLASVKKCGHMGGKVLVPTAEAVQKLIAARMAADVCGVPTLVIARTDAEAADLLTSDYDENDKPFITGERTSEGFYKTNKGMDQAISRAIAYAHYADLVWCETGTPDLEFARKFAEAVHKVHPGKMLAYNCSPSFNWKKNLDDATIAKFQRELGAMGYKYQFITLAGIHSMWYNMFDLAQDYVKRGMSAYVEKVQEPEFAARDRGYTFVSHQQEVGTGYFDEVTTVIQGGKSSVTALTGSTEEEQFH, from the coding sequence ATGCCGCAATCCATCACCGAACAACTCAGCCGTGACCAACAAGCTGCCGCTCTGCAAAAAGACTGGGACACCAACCCCCGTTGGAAGGGCATCAAGCGTGGCTACACCGCCGCCGAAGTCGTGCGTCTGCGCGGCTCCTTCCCCATCGAGCACACGCTGGCCCGCCGCGGCGCAGAAAAGCTCTGGGATCTGTTGCACACCGAAGCCTATGTCAACTGCCTGGGCGCGTTGACCGGTGGCCAGGCCATGCAGCAAGTCAAGGCCGGTGTGAAAGCCATCTACCTGTCGGGCTGGCAAGTCGCCGCCGACAACAACGGCTACGCCGCCATGTACCCCGACCAGTCGCTGTACCCCGTGGATTCGGTGCCAAAGGTGGTCGAGCGCATCAACAACACCTTCCGCCGTGCCGATGAAATCCAGCACTCCAAGGGCATTGACGCTGGCGACGCAGGCTATATCGACAACTTCGCGCCCATCGTGGCCGATGCCGAAGCCGGTTTCGGCGGCGTGCTGAACGCGTTCGAACTGATGAAGGCCATGATCAACTCCGGCGCGGCCGGCGTGCACTGGGAAGACCAGCTGGCTTCGGTCAAGAAATGCGGCCACATGGGCGGCAAGGTGCTGGTGCCTACCGCTGAAGCGGTGCAAAAGCTGATCGCTGCCCGCATGGCGGCCGACGTGTGCGGCGTGCCTACCTTGGTGATTGCCCGAACGGACGCCGAAGCCGCCGATCTGCTGACCAGCGACTACGACGAAAACGACAAGCCTTTCATCACCGGTGAGCGCACCTCTGAAGGTTTCTACAAGACCAACAAGGGCATGGACCAGGCCATCAGCCGCGCCATTGCTTACGCCCACTACGCCGACCTGGTGTGGTGCGAAACCGGCACGCCGGATCTGGAATTCGCCCGCAAGTTTGCCGAAGCCGTGCACAAGGTCCACCCCGGCAAGATGCTGGCCTACAACTGCTCGCCTTCCTTCAACTGGAAGAAGAACCTGGACGACGCGACCATTGCCAAGTTCCAGCGCGAGCTGGGTGCCATGGGTTACAAGTACCAGTTCATCACCTTGGCCGGTATCCATTCCATGTGGTACAACATGTTCGACTTGGCCCAAGACTACGTCAAACGCGGCATGTCGGCCTATGTCGAGAAGGTGCAAGAACCCGAGTTCGCAGCCCGTGACCGCGGTTACACCTTTGTGTCGCACCAGCAGGAAGTCGGCACCGGTTACTTCGACGAAGTGACCACCGTGATCCAGGGTGGCAAGTCCAGCGTGACGGCCTTGACCGGTTCTACCGAAGAAGAACAGTTCCACTGA